A window of Drosophila santomea strain STO CAGO 1482 chromosome X, Prin_Dsan_1.1, whole genome shotgun sequence genomic DNA:
cgtAATATCTAAACTATTGTTATTTTACTTAATTCCTTGGTGGTCAGTACTAATTAAATACCCAAATAAATCTGCAagatttaaattttctttagtttcttttttgaCACTTTAGGGAATGCAAATGTTCGGTTCAAATGTTTGCTgattcatttattatttttcccaACATTTGCACGCgcttttcacacacacacgtacacacagTCGCGATGAGTGTTGTATGCAAATAATTGCTGAGTGTTCTTTGACCGCGCCCCAAGCCCTTGAAATGTGTACACTGCTAGAAACTTGggatttattaaaaatacatgTGATAATCATTTCAACCGCTTCattatatttgattttcccTTGAACACTTCAGAAAAGCAATAATTTCGAATTTACATGAGGTAGCTGATGTTTctaattagtttttttttcagtgcggTTATTTGTGTAggttttttttggggggttcAGCACTTTCCTTCACTAGCAAGTCGGGGGCAAATGTCCTGACAGAAGGGGGGGTGGGAGAATTTTGGGGTTTGGGGGCGGAAATTTAAACAATGAACTGCCATTCCCATTAATATTACTTTAGGCCACTCGCAACTTTGACTTGGCCGCTGGTATTGCCTTTTTGCTTGTTTGTGTTGTCGCAGAGCCAACAAAccaagaaaacaacaaaccaACTGAAGCAGCAGCGGCGTTTTCTGTGTTATTTTATGTTCTTATGTTTTCGCGGAAAAGTTCACAAGTCAAAAGTTTTGCTGGCATAGgcaaatacgagtatatgttGGATATACagctttttaaaatatatacttactaaacggaaaaaaaatctcagtaacaaaaaaatattatatctTGATACTAGAAATTTAAGGGTAACATTGAATgatattttaaatcaaataattccttaatattttattaattatacaaTTATTGTTACTCAACATAACATGCCACTTTGTTTATACAGCATGTTATTAAACGAAAAATAGTTGAAACGAAACGAGTTCGAATTTTTCAGCTTAATATGGGAAACGCATAATTGTGTCAAATGGAATTCCATAGCCGAAAAGTCATTTTCCCTTGACTTACGCACAGTCAAGGGACAAatgaaaaggaggaaaaattCAACTTATTGAAGGAAAAACCATGTTTTTTTGGACAGGGGCGATGGTGGAACAAAGTTATTATTACTTTAATTTTGTAAGTCAGTTGCGTTGAGCGTGTAACTTTTCGGTTTTCTgggcttttatttttattgcttttttttgaAGGTTTTTCTTGGGTGGAGAAGGGGTAACTCTTTGTGATTTGTCTTTGCCCAAAGTCAGGAGCGAAATACCCCGAAAAATTCTCCATATTTACCGCTCTACAATCTCAGCCATCctgtttccatttttgtttattttctaaattaaaaaGTTACCCGAGTTCCAAAGAAAATGCGATCGGTTTTGGCACAAAATCCATTTCACTTTTAGCAACataacagagagaaaagttCTCTGCTTTAAATCTGCagtttttaacaaattaacaCCAAGCATACTATACTTTTACAGGTAATGCATTATTAGCACTACACAATATTTACCATGAGTTCCCAGAAAAGTGTGTatgcttttaaaaaataactacGCACAGCtttggatatttttttgtaGTGTATCTAGCGTATTTTCATGTGTGTTTggatatttttgttttgttgccaGAAGTTTAATATGTTCCCCAAGGGCCTCATTAGTGGCGCCCCCTGTCGGTGGTTTCCACCTCttccatttttttctttttccccTTTATTTTTCGCTCTGGCCACctaatataaaaacatttgctCTACACTATTTGACAAGGTTTGGGCTGTTTGAAAATCTTTTTCCTCCTTTTATTTGGGTTCGTTTTCCACCGATTTGTGTTGATTGaacaagccaaaaaaaaaggaaacttgAGTATgggaaaataaatagataaataaaagaaatcaGCGTTGTCCAAATGACTGTCGATTCAACTTTAAAGAGTAGGTCCTATAATGAGTGTTATTATGGGATTACTTTAGAATAAACGAGCGATGATGTAGGGAAAAGAAAGGGAACGTCTTGCCACTTTGGAAAAACGAAGGGTTCGCTTTGTGCTTTCAGAACATCGAGAGCTGGCAAAATCTTGGCCATAATTGAATTATAGATTCTAGAggatagaaatttattaatCCGGTTAGTTACATATTGGTATTTATTTTACCCTTAAAGGTGAAAAAGGTACACAACAAATGTCCCATCATTAAGTGAACGACCTTGCCAACTACACGAATGAAGCCCACAGGGATGCAAACCTGATTATTATTTCTGGTGGCATCTTGTAAAGGACGACATTGCCACTATATGTTCGGTTAtccagaaaaaaaatatatgctaATGCCTTGATTACAATTTTACTAATGGCgccaatttgttgttgccgccgaAGGAGCGGAAGTAGCGCCAAGGAACGGACAAAAAGAGAAAGACGTCACAAAAGGACGAAGGAGGAAGTGAAAGGAAGTAACGCCATGAACGCCACGGAGAAGACAACGTTGTCGTAAAAAGAGGAAGACAGGGCCCATAAAGTGGCAAAAACCGAAGACGCCAGGTCCCAAAAAAATTACCGAGAAAATGTGGGCGGAAAATGCGAGcgggaaaaagggaaaactgaAAGCGAAATGATGCCAGAGCCGTTGGTTAAGTAACCAGCAGAGTCAAAATGTGGGTGGGAAACTCAGCACCCCCCCCTTTCCGCCCTTATTCTTGCCAATCCGGCAGATACAACACACAAACGTGATACGCCAGGAATGCGGCTAAAAACGGCCGAAAAGCGGCGCTTTCCACGGCCCTTtccgtgtgtttgtgtggtaGGCCACGAACCAAAAGTCTGCACAAAAGCGACTCAAGTCCCGAAAATCCACTCGGAGCATCGTCTCCCAGTATCACTTTGCTCAGCCACTCAAGACGGCTGAAAACTCAGATGGAAATGCAAGTAACTCATCTCAATGGCGCTGACTCAGTTCCTGTAAACTGTGACTTCAGCAAAAATAGTTGATCTCCTATTAGTAGAATTAAGAAATCAAGCTCTCCGAATCTAGAACActaataaaattgtaaaaataatgGAGAGAGTTTGCAAttacaattattatttatatttattattataaatgaGTTAAGTTCCTCCGTTTCTTCGGCGAAAAATCCCTAAGAGAATGCAGCTCATTCATTCAGATATCTCTCTTTTAATTCTCTGCTGAGAACATCCTCCCCGTGAAAACTCTCAAAGTGCCATTTCCACTCCGATTCGTTGCTCTCGCAGTTTTCCCAACGCAGGCGCTTTTCTCCAGCGACAGAacaataaaattcaataaacCTAAGGCAGGAAAATGTTTGCCGACAGCGGCCAGCCTCTGGCCTTTATTTTGCCCAGAAAAATTCAATGTCCCCCGCCCCCCAAAAAAGTGTACCCCTCACTCATCCTACTCCTCGGCGAAGGCAATGAAAATGCGtgcaacattttctttttcaaacTCACTCTCCAAACGGCAACGAGCTgagaatttttaattgcttcgAATTCGGgagtttgttgttttttttttttcttctgttctTTTTGCCAGGgcagtgggtggcagtgggtgaGGGGGGGTGAGAGTGGGCGAATGTGGGTGCTGTGGGTGGTGCAGGAGAAGGTCACTTACCTTTTGTCTCCTCGGATTCTGCTCTGCTTCTTGCTCTCTGCAGAATGCCGCCTATggtattttgttgtttatgtttgtttgccaattcATTTGGGCAGGAAAATTCGGGTTTTTGcttgatttatatatatacattaacatatgtatatttacgaagacactttatttatttatttgcccgaagcgttttatattttgttttcagaCACTTTATTCATTTGCTTGCCGAGCTAGtttggtttttcatttaatttgttggCACCtagtgttttcatttttgcttCACAGCTTGTGGCTTTccttaaattatttatgcacacacacactttcgagcactcgaaaaaaaagtagttttaacaaaaatataacgGTTTATTTAAATGGATTTAATAGTAATATTGCTCATGGTTATTGCTATCGGCGTTTAGTTGTTTATTGAATCATATTTGTTTTGCGGCGCTGCGGATGATTTTTCcgcatgctgctgctgctgcggccaAAGAAAACTGCCTTTTCCGCGttacatttgttgttgtttgggcTGCCTTTTTGTTGTCGTTTTctattttccttttcatttttcccTGTTCcgctgcatttgttgttgtttcgtcTCTTTTCCGCCTTTTTGCTCTTTTGACAGTTTTTTGTCGACGGGAAAAACCCCCCTTGTGCGAAAAGCCCGCGATAAAAAGTGCGCAGCCGCCGCTCTTTCACTCGATTTGAACACTCAAAAAGGGAACTGAACTCACCTCAAACCTTtgagttttattattttccagaTACCGCCGCTTCTCTGTTGTTTATCAGCTTCCGCTGGCCTATCGccgcaaatatttcaaatttcgaatttcaaatttctGACTTATGACTAGCACAgtaaccgaaaaaaaaattaacaaaacatCGGATTTCCCATTCAGTGAAGTCGAAGACGTTATTATTTAGCGCACGCTGTAACTTTCAATCAAAGTCTTTATCAACCGCAGActgtaaacaattttaatgattacgtattatgtatgtagtatatagtatagtatgtATATGGTGTATAttatatgcaaaaacaaacaaacacacgaCCGCACAGATAAGTGGGCTTATCGGTTGCTGGGAACCCAGTTTACTAGTATTACTTTCTGTGCTCCTATTTTactactatttatttattgtaatcAGTTTCGTATTGCTTTgattgctttttgtttttccacacCCAAATCGGGGATCGCATTTCGCGTTTCGCACCGAGATGATCGCTCGAGCACAACGCGCCAAAATCAACTGAAATCCAACTGAAATTGAATAAAGCGAACAGCCTCTGAATTCGAAatagaaaaaatgaaaaaaaaaaatgaaaatagatCGGCATGCTGAACGGCAGAGAAAGACGGGCAGTTTTAATCACACACGCAAAAAAgtcataataaaattgaaaatggaaagcgAAAAAATCATGAAACGTGAGAGAAGACTCAGCAGAGGAAATGGGAAATCACGGAGCGGAGAAATCTTAATTATGACTAAAACTAAAGCAAATCAAAAAGATCACGAAAACAAATAGTAGTTTAACCCTTTAAACCTACGTGATTTGTTTAATATCTTTTCTAGCTTTCATTTATTATTGCTTAAAGATATCACAGCACATTATAAACCAGCTGCAGATCAAATTCAAccgaaaaaaatatgttcaaGAAAAGTAGAGGACCAATTGAAATAGAGCAAAACTAAACATGATATATGGGATGATGAATTCGAAAAATAAACTTTGCCATCAGAGCGATTTCATCTTAGGCCATTCACATCACAGGAAGCAAAAGATCACGATGCGAAAACATCATCATCAAAGGGCTGCTCGAAATCTCTGAACAAATTTCCCAATCAATTCGAAAAGTCAACAAGTGAAACTTAAATATTGATGCGATCCGAGTGCTCTGATCACCGATCAATCAAGTATGCTCTAACCACTCAAGCAAACACACTTCATAACTGATTGATTTACTAAGGAGGGAAACTAAGTGGGTTAGCAACCATTTGAGAATGAAAAGTGTGAATGATTCAAGCGATACTCATAGATAGTAATCTTGCAATAGGCTATATCATTAATGATCTCTGGGAGCAACACTTTCAATTCTTATCAGTGCCAGAAGATACAGAGAGGTTAGTACCCATCTAATGATCATTATGGAACattaaaaaacttgtttagaTACGTTTATTACAGCTGCCCAAAAGATAAGATATCTCCCAGATCGCGAACGATCTCCAGAGTTGTTTTTGTGAATCTATACAGattcgaaaatatttcaatacGCAAAATCTGCCACATTTCAAATTGCTTGTTCCGATTTCAATTGCAATGATCAATTCGTTGGAAAATAGTCACATGCTGCACTTAAATCTGAAATTGCTGAAACAGGGCAAAAATTGCACGACGGCGCTCAATCTTGATTGTTGTCTGTCGTTGTGGATGTGCATGTGTAGATGTTCAGTAATgatcacaatcacaatcacaatcacaatcacgATCACGAGCTTCTTtcttatttgattttattgctcGACTGCCGATCTTCGTTATGacaaatcaatttgtttattgctGCGGTTGTGCCGtcgttattgttatttttattattattattatggttatggccgttgctgctgtggcACTACGTAAtataattgcaattaaacaaaCACCAAATAGAACTGTATGTGCGCTGCCAGCGAGAGTCCAATTGGAATCGAATCGGAAACCGAGTTCCAATTCACAGATCCGAGTTCCCACTTCCGAGTTCCGAGCAGAACAGAACCGCTCTGACAACGCAGCCCGACTGATTCTGAGTTTCGACCGCCGTTGCCATCGAACCGCATCGAAAAAAAGGTCGGAAAGTGTTAAGCCAACGTCAACAAAAAACGAGGGGGCGCTGTAGGGTTAAGCGGGGGACGGCGACGAAAGCcaaaagaaattgaaatgaagACCGGGAAACGGAAGCTCcccaaaacaaataatacCCGAAATAACTTAgaattattaataaaagatattCGATATCCCTTGTGCACATATACggtaaatgcaaaaaaaaatacattaaaaatggcaaaatattGGAAGTGGTAAGAAAAACTAATCATAAACAAAGAAATTCATTAATTGTTctaaaaattcattaaaaatatatgtttgtaaTCTGAATTACCGAGTGCCCTCTTTattaatatgaaataaataaattattcttTATATCTTATCATATTTCTAAACATATCATTCTGAGTACCTGCTATCAGACTGCTATTAGGTGGAATTAACCGAAATGCTATAAAGTGAtgagcaaataaattaaagtaattatttTCGCACTTGTTTGTTTAGTTTCTACATAACTTTGGAAAAAACGTTTAATATGGGAACAATAgaaataagttttaaataaaatgcactAAATTAATGCATGGAAAACCTTAAGACTGCAGTCTTATTTTTTGCCAAGTGCAGATTGAGAAAATGTGCTGCACTTTTGTTGCCATTGACGTTGTTAACGATTTTCAAATAGCGCGCGGCAGTTGACACCCCTTGCCCCATTGGCCCCTCCCCCTTCTCGAACGCCCCTTTTTTTCAGTGTCGTCATTAGCAACGTTGCCGGCAAAAAATTGTTATTTCTGTTGTTTGTTTGACTTTCGCCTCGTTCGGTCTCGTTTAAGGTTTTGTTTGCCCGAACGCTCTATCAGTTGGAACTTCTGAACATTCTGATAAGAATACCAGACCGCCCACCTCCCCCCGCTACACAGTCCCTCCGCTCAGGTGGTACACGTTAATTTATCGCAATCATTTGGGGAAATCGGTCAGTAAATGCCTGGGGGCTGACCACCACATGGCTCATTACCAAATTGGGGCAAGTGCTGCCGAAAAGCCAAGGCAGCGGGGGCACTATAGGGTTAAATGCGGTGGGATagggttttcttttttctagGTCACACGATCGGAATTCAGAAACTCAGAAGGATCAATCGAAAATTCTATATATTAAAGTTGTTTATACTATTGAACTGAATTATCCACTTTTCGGATTACTTGGTTCCTACCTCTATTTGTTCGATATATATAatagatatattttttgtttcgcaaTCGTTTCACCCTTTTCCCTCgcctttaaaaaaaaacactctATCCTCTTCAGATCCAACCGAGTGTGACATTTGATTGGATTTTTGCGTATTTATATCATTTTTTTCCTGTTATTTTTGATTTCGATTCGCCTATAAAAATTcaatacatatacatataggcagataaatatatgcatatatatattgtataaatatgtatgtatatgcagaGCTCTGCGCAGCAAATCTAAAATATGTGCACACTGCCACATGTATCAGCTATATCATCATTATAGATATAATTTTCACATATCGTTCCTACacgtttgtttttgctgttccTATGGACTAAATGCGtcaattaaatataaagaGCAATAATAAATGAAGTATACAAAGCGGCGTGAGCGATGCAGATCCTAAGATTCTCGTCTCGTATATAaagattataaataaaatatgattttcaATGACACTATAAATCGAAACACCTGCAGGTGCATACGGAcggcaaaagcaaaataaatacaagtatCCGTTGCGTTAAAAGATTTAGAGCCCAAGGAAAACTCAATGCCCAGAAAAGAATATGTAGATTTCCAATCCGCATAGACGTTATGTACTATATAATCCCGATATATGCCATTCGGTTTCAGGTTCTGCGTatgcttaatttatttgcaatttggATTTCGGATTTTTACGAGCTTCTTTAATGACATTTCGCTGAATTTGGATCGTCAGGGGTATGATCTTTATAGAGGGGGTGCGAACAATCAGCTGTCTAGCTTGTTACGTGCCTCATTAAGAATTTTTCTGGCTTTAATTGACAGAACAACAAAGTCCGCACAGAAATAAGACATAGAAATCAGAATTTGATTtcgtttattataaatttCCAATGTTTTCTGACTgctcattaaatttaatttttcgcCACAATAAATATGCCAAGGTCAAGTCACGGCGAAATGTATTTTTCTCAATGTTTCTATGGAGGAAATTTCGGCCAAGACTTTGGGATTTTTTTAGATcggaaaatataattttcatttactACAATATCTAAACCAACTAAACTAGTAACTCGCATTATGTAAACGGAAAGAAATAACCGCATATTTTTGGGCTGAACcaataaaaaacacaatatCCATGTGCATTAATAAGAAAACACATTTACATATAGtatgtgatatttttttaaagtgccaATAAATAGTATAGAACGAATGGTGGTTGGCAAAGCAAATTTGTAGCGCCTGAGAAAcgataaaataatatatttgcaACCTTCAGCATTTTCCTCGCTGCCTCCCTGTTTGATCGCtgccaatttaatttaatttatttgttttttactttCTCATTTACCCATTCGCCGCGACTCGTTTGAACAATTTTGTTGTCATCTTCgcgtttttaataatttagcACCATGCCGCCAAGTGGATCACGGTGCATGTTGCTGTCACTGGCTGCCTCTGGCttctgatttatttattcattgaTTTGTCAATGATTTAACGTAAAAGTTAGCTAACAAAGCGCCCAAGAAGCAACAGTCTAGCCACACAATTAATATGCAACGCTGCTTTGGCCGAAGCAACAGGGTTTTTGCCTAAGAAGTTATGGTAACTGGGGTTCCCTGGTTTTACATTTGCTACATATTCCACTTAAAGGTTTACCTGActttgttgcatacttttcaaagatttattcactttatttttagtttcgTTTTAAATCTAAGACCGAATGAATTGCTTCTTTTGGGTAGaattttatgcactttttatatttcatatCTATTTTCGCTACGAACAGTTAGGGGAAAACGCAACAGGATATACCGTTACAAGTCCATTCTGGCATCCACATTAAGGCAGGATCTATCATGTCTTCCTTCATTGCTTATGTGCTTATGCTTAGTAAGTTTACAATTATTCACCTTTGCAAAACTGTGTGGTCGTGTGCTTCAAATTCGATGTTAATTTGTGTAATCTGTTATGTTTCGCTATCTTTCTTTGAGTTTACCTATTTATTGAGAACTGTTTTGGGTTTGTGTTTCGTTAGGCTTTTTGTTGGTTATTTGTTGTTGGAACActtgcaaaaaataaaacaaaacttcAAAACTTAAATCGCGGCATTAGCgcgtgcgagcgagatggcgCGTTTGCACGCGTGTTTACCGTTGGACGCGTGTGCCGCTATTACCGTTACAGCCCCGTTTCCGAATCCTTTTTTTCAGCCGCGTTCTGCCAAACGATTCGTCCTGGTCGACGACATGCGTGCAAATAAACGAGCAAATCCCGAGCAAAGCGTTGCCAGCCGCCAGAAGTGCTCGACTCATTCGGTTCTCCCCGTTTCTCTATTCCCCCCATTTTCTCACCCTCGCCACCGCCCTCCTACGACAATTCCACTCGTTCTTTCCTACGAGTGGAGCGCACAGCAAAAAGAGCCGGAGAGCTCACGGCGTGAGAGCGCGCGCGAGATAGAGCGCGCGAGAGAGAGATAGTGAAAGTGAGAGCGAGTTTAAGCCAATTCGCATTTTATTGAGCGACAAAAGCAGACTTCTTCGGATCGGTCTCCTCGAAAAAGAGCTCCAGCAGACTCATCTTGAGCAGCTGATCCCCATCCAGGCGCTCCACGCCCTTCCAGCGTATGAGTGTCGGTATGCCCTCCACCGAGTAGGGCGGCTTTCGGAACACGTTGTCCTTGCCCATCCAGAACTCTCGGTTGCCCACGTCCACCACCAGGATCATGCACTCCGCCGGCGCGTGGGTGCGGAAGGCACTCATGATAGTGTCCTCGGCTGCAAAATATCAGCGATAATTGGGTTTACTTAAGGGGGTGCTACAATCAACGAAGCTATTGACGCCACAACTATGCGATGAAATGCATGGAAATGATATAGATGAACCTaaaactcaaagcaaaagcaactgTAATTAAAGAGCTACCTAATAGCTTTATGCCTAAATAGAAACTAACCTAAAACCACAAATGAATGCATGAGAAGCGTGATAAGCAAGAAAGAACCGTGCCCAACTGGTGGACTAGTAACGAAGTGCGGTCGCGTGCCTCGGTGGGCGATGGGGAATTCGACACCTACCCGCCACGCAGTCCGGACACCAGCTGCGTCCGGCCTTGTCCTTCTCGCCATAGAAGTAGATGTAGATAGGGCTGCGCTGGTTCTCGTACAGCTTGATCAGATTCTCCATCTCCTTGAAGCCCCGTGCCGGTACGTAGTCGGGCATGCTGCCGTTGTagaggtgtgtgtgtgtgaatttCTTGATTTCTGGCTCAAATTTGGCGTCTTGAACGGCGTTGCGGCTGGAGTACAAGTGAATTCCGTTTGCGGCGATTTCATGCGGATACCAAACAGCCCAAATTCAATTCCAATCTTATCTGGATCTTATCACTGGGTGTTACGGGTCACTTAGCCGCTGCTTATCGGCCATCGGTAAGGTTTATCGGGTAAATTAATGGCGTTTAATTTCGTAGTTTGCAGTGTTTTTCAatctgttttgttttctattttgcGGCAAGCTCCAACAACTGGGACCACACTGCCGCTCCAGCGAACGCACCACAGCCGGCGGTGCGTGCTGTTAGGCGCGCCGTGGTGAGTACGGAACTGTTAACCGTTTATCGAAACTCGACTCGAGAGCTTTTACTTAAAACATTTGGCACAATGaaaattttgacatttttatggcataaATCTATTGGATTGTTGCGTTTGTTCCACACAAATAACCTAAACTTTACCACTTTGGTCATGTTACATATCGCTGAGCTG
This region includes:
- the LOC120456114 gene encoding thioredoxin domain-containing protein 17, encoding MPDYVPARGFKEMENLIKLYENQRSPIYIYFYGEKDKAGRSWCPDCVAAEDTIMSAFRTHAPAECMILVVDVGNREFWMGKDNVFRKPPYSVEGIPTLIRWKGVERLDGDQLLKMSLLELFFEETDPKKSAFVAQ